AGGTTCCAGTGCCCCGTACCCCATGTGCCGTGACATACTGCCTACGCGCTCCGCATCCCCCGTCGGAGCGACGGACCGATGCCGGGCAGCTCCCCCCGTGGCTGCTCGGCATCGCCCTTGCTGGACAATGATCAGGTGAGCGAAGAGAAGCCGATCTGTTCCGCCAAGGGCTGCCGCGTCGACGCCGTCTGGGTCCTCGCGTGGAACAACCCCAAGCTGCACACGCCCGAGCGTCGCAAGACCTGGCTCGCGTGCGAGGAGCACCGCGAGCACCTCTCCCAGTTCCTGGGCGTGCGGGGGTTCCTCAAGGACGTCGTCCCGCTGGGCGACTGGGTCGGGCCGGAGGAGTCCGGGGACTCAGCCGCCGATCGCTGACATCGGGCGGTCGGGCTGGAGGAAGCTCGGGTCGTCGAGGCCCGAGCCGGCCTTCTTGCCCCACATCGCCTGCTTCCAGATCCGCGCGACCTCCCCGTCGGAGGCGTCGGAGCGGAGCGTCGCCCGCAGGTCCGTCTCCTCGGTGGCGAAGAGGCAGGTGCGCACCTGTCCGTCGGCGGTGAGCCGGGTGCGGTCGCAGGCCCGGCAGAACGGGCGGGTGACGGAGGCGATGACACCGACCGTGTGCGGCCCGCCGTCGACGACCCAGCGCTCGGCGGGGGCCGAGCCGCGCTCGTCGGCGCCCTCGTCGGTCAGGGTGAAGCGGGTGCGCAGGGACTCCAGGATGTCACCGGCGGTGATCATTCCGTCGCGCTTCCAGCCGTGCTGGGCGTCGAGCGGCATCTGCTCGATGAAGCGGAGCTCGTAACCCTCCGCGATCGCCCAGGCGAGCAGGTCGGGGGCCTCGTCGGCGTTGAGCCCGGGCATCAGGACCGCGTTGACCTTCACCGGGGTGAGGCCGGCGTCCCGGGCGGCGGCCATGCCGTCGAGGACGTCCTGGTGCCGGTCGCGCCGGGTGAGGGTCTTGAAGACCTCGGGGCGCAGGGTGTCCAGGGAGACGTTGACCCGGTCGAGGCCGGCGGCCTTGAGGGCGGTCGCGGTGCGCTTCAGCCCGATGCCGTTGGTGGTGAGGGACATCCGGGGGCGGGGTTCCAGGGCGGCGCAGCGCTCGACGATCCCGACGAGGCCGGGGCGGAGCAGCGGCTCGCCGCCGGTGAAGCGGACCTCGGTGACGCCGAGGTCGGTGACCGCGATGCGGATCAGCCGGACGATCTCGTCGTCGGTGAGGAGGTCGGGCTTGGCGAGCCACTGGAGGCCCTCTTCCGGCATGCAGTACGTGCACCGCAGATTGCACCGGTCGGTGAGTGAGACGCGCAGGTCTGTGGCGACCCTGCCGTAGGTGTCGATGAGCACTGTGGGCCCCCTCCCCGTCTTGCGGATGCGTGTGTTTCGAAGACTACGTGAGCCCACGGACAACGAGCAGGGCAGATTGTCACGGGACCGGCGCGGCCGCGTCGTAGAACTCTACGACGCGGCCGGTGTTTCGCTGCGGAACGTATACGGCACGCTCCGGTCAGTGCTTGACCGCGGCGGCGACCCCCACTCCGGTGAGGGACTTGACCTCGAGCTCCGCGTACTTGCCCGCGTCCGGCTCCTCCTTGGACAGGAGCGAGCCGAGCCAGCCGAGGAGGAAGCCGAGCGGGATCGAGACGAGGCCGGGGTTCTCCAGCGGGAACCAGTGGAAGTCCACGCCCTTGAACATCGAGGCCGGGCCGCCGGAGACGACCGGGGAGAAGAGGACGAGGACGACGGAGGAGATCAGTCCGCCGTAGATCGACCAGAGCGCTCCCTGGGTGGTGAACCGCTTCCAGAAGAGCGAGTAGAGGATCGTCGGCAGGTTGGCCGAGGCGGCGACCGCGAAGGCGAGGGCGACCAGGCCGGCGACGTTGAGGTCGCGGGCGAGGGCGCCGAGCGCGATCGACACGATGCCGATGAAGACCGTGGACCAGCGGGCGGCCCGCATCTCCTCCTTCTCGGTGGCCTTCCCGCGCTTGATCACGTTCGCGTAGATGTCGTGCGCGAAGGACGAGGACGAGGCCAGCGTCAGACCGGCGACCACGGCGAGGATGGTGGCGAAGGCGACGGCGGAGATGACGGCGAGGAGGATCGCGCCGCCGGTGGAGCCGGCGCCGCCGCCGACCTCCAGGGCGGTGAGCGGGGCCGCCGTGTTGCCCGCCTTGTTGGAGGCCTTGATGGTGTCGCCGCTGAGCAGGGCGGCGGCACCGAAGCCGAGGACGATCGTCATCAGGTAGAACCCGCCGATGATGCCGATGGCCCAGTTGACCGACTTACGGGCGGCCTTGGCGGTCGGCACCGTGTAGAAGCGGATCAGGATGTGGGGCAGGCCGGCGGTGCCGAGGACGAGGGCGATGCCGAGGGAGAGGAAGTCGAGCTTCGAGAGGGCGCTGGCTCCGTACTTGAGGCCGGGCTCCAGGAAGGCGTCGCCCTTGCCGCTGTTGGTGGCTGCGGCGCCGAGCAGCTGCGAGAGGTTGAAGTCGAACTTCAGCAGGATGAGGAAGGTGATGAGGAGCGTGCCCGCGATGAGCAGGACGGCCTTCACCATCTGCACCCAGGTGGTGCCCTTCATGCCGCCGATCGTCACGTAGACGATCATCAGGACGCCGACGAGGGCGACGATCCCGATCTTGCCGCCGTCGCTGGTGATGCCGAGCAGCAGCGAGACGAGCACGCCCGCGCCCGCCATCTGGGCGAGCAGGTAGAAGATCGAGACGACGATGGTGGACGTGCCGGCGGCGGTACGGACGGGCCGCTGGCGCATCCGGTAGGCGAGGACGTCGCCCATCGTGAACCGGCCGGAGTTCCGCAGCGGTTCGGCGACCAGGAGCAGTGCGACGAGCCAGGCGACCAGGAAGCCGATCGAGTAGAGGAAGCCGTCGTAGCCGTAGAGGGCGATGGCGCCGCTGATGCCGAGGAAGGACGCGGCGGACATGTAGTCGCCGGAGATCGCGAGGCCGTTCTGGAAGCCGGTGAACTGGCCGCCGCCGGCGTAGAAGTCGGCGGCGCTGCGGGTCTGCCGGCCGGCCCAGATGGTGATGACCAGGGTCGCGATGACGAAGGCGCCGAAGAGGGCGATGATCAGCGGTCGGTGCTCGCTGGTGGCGTTGCCCGCCGCGAGCAGGACGGGGGTGCTCATGCGTCGCCCTCCATGCGCTTTCTGATGGCGTCGGACTTGGGGTCGAGCCGGTTCGCCGCGTGCCGCGAGTAGAGCCAGGCGATGAGGAAGGTGGTCGCGAACTGGCCGAGGCCGAGGACGAGGGCCACGTTGATGTTGCCGAA
Above is a genomic segment from Streptomyces sp. NBC_00094 containing:
- the moaA gene encoding GTP 3',8-cyclase MoaA is translated as MLIDTYGRVATDLRVSLTDRCNLRCTYCMPEEGLQWLAKPDLLTDDEIVRLIRIAVTDLGVTEVRFTGGEPLLRPGLVGIVERCAALEPRPRMSLTTNGIGLKRTATALKAAGLDRVNVSLDTLRPEVFKTLTRRDRHQDVLDGMAAARDAGLTPVKVNAVLMPGLNADEAPDLLAWAIAEGYELRFIEQMPLDAQHGWKRDGMITAGDILESLRTRFTLTDEGADERGSAPAERWVVDGGPHTVGVIASVTRPFCRACDRTRLTADGQVRTCLFATEETDLRATLRSDASDGEVARIWKQAMWGKKAGSGLDDPSFLQPDRPMSAIGG
- a CDS encoding cation acetate symporter; its protein translation is MSTPVLLAAGNATSEHRPLIIALFGAFVIATLVITIWAGRQTRSAADFYAGGGQFTGFQNGLAISGDYMSAASFLGISGAIALYGYDGFLYSIGFLVAWLVALLLVAEPLRNSGRFTMGDVLAYRMRQRPVRTAAGTSTIVVSIFYLLAQMAGAGVLVSLLLGITSDGGKIGIVALVGVLMIVYVTIGGMKGTTWVQMVKAVLLIAGTLLITFLILLKFDFNLSQLLGAAATNSGKGDAFLEPGLKYGASALSKLDFLSLGIALVLGTAGLPHILIRFYTVPTAKAARKSVNWAIGIIGGFYLMTIVLGFGAAALLSGDTIKASNKAGNTAAPLTALEVGGGAGSTGGAILLAVISAVAFATILAVVAGLTLASSSSFAHDIYANVIKRGKATEKEEMRAARWSTVFIGIVSIALGALARDLNVAGLVALAFAVAASANLPTILYSLFWKRFTTQGALWSIYGGLISSVVLVLFSPVVSGGPASMFKGVDFHWFPLENPGLVSIPLGFLLGWLGSLLSKEEPDAGKYAELEVKSLTGVGVAAAVKH